In a single window of the Thermofilaceae archaeon genome:
- a CDS encoding DUF1854 domain-containing protein yields the protein MSRLSSHSSLKILDPLRVRVLEARLDEMDVEIDGVAYKGVRPKRPFPFSYPEIVILYRDNEELGMLRDYRRLDPKSRELMERVLKVIYFMPKVKKVLSIRSVEGKYEWKVVTDKGEVTFYSWGRAVRVLRDGRLLIRDIYNRAYIVEEPEKLDNRSRLLLSMMI from the coding sequence ACAGCAGCCTTAAGATCCTCGACCCCCTCCGCGTCAGAGTGCTGGAAGCGCGGCTGGACGAGATGGACGTTGAGATCGACGGTGTAGCGTACAAGGGGGTTAGGCCGAAGAGGCCCTTCCCCTTCTCCTACCCCGAGATCGTGATCCTGTACAGGGATAACGAGGAGCTGGGCATGCTGCGCGACTACCGCCGTCTCGACCCCAAGTCGAGGGAGCTGATGGAGCGGGTCCTCAAGGTCATCTACTTCATGCCGAAGGTCAAGAAGGTCCTCAGCATCCGGAGCGTAGAGGGGAAGTACGAGTGGAAAGTCGTCACCGACAAAGGCGAGGTAACATTCTACTCGTGGGGTCGGGCGGTGAGGGTCCTGAGGGATGGCCGGCTCCTGATACGGGACATCTACAACCGCGCGTACATCGTGGAGGAGCCCGAGAAGCTAGACAACAGGAGCAGGCTATTACTGAGCATGATGATCTGA